In Silene latifolia isolate original U9 population chromosome X, ASM4854445v1, whole genome shotgun sequence, the following proteins share a genomic window:
- the LOC141623425 gene encoding zinc finger protein CONSTANS-LIKE 16-like — protein sequence MTSNNSNNNSNNMAIAMSGKTARACDCCVRRRARWYCAADDAFLCQACDGSVHSANPLARRHERVRLKTASIKSSDNLPTWHRGLTRKPRTPRHGKNSSKLSSSNNMTSGQQNPSHMVPDLGVEETMSFSSSHGEDEEQLLFCVPEYDPFLSEFCTSASTTPTLDAKNDHQFMVKLPSDLDLEEFAADVETLLGKGLDDECYGIEDLGLLDHSPNINNNNSNNVNDIIIDDDEKERDIVEFCKVVKEENVLSEGGGELIKKCEIDIESDDIGFRVPFDLSFDYNFPVSCGDQDGHHIVDGSSIVGGARDDHELCKLEGIDDDDDEKDNNNLVLMNKSSKILLRLDYEAISEAWSSQGSPWMDGQRPEISPDDSWPHCSGGQYTLFGDTQTGGTGGNRGGGDGGREARVSRYREKRRTRLFSKKIRYEVRKLNAEKRPRMKGRFVKRSSFTPTTTVFPLLSKK from the exons atgacatccaacaatagtaataataatagtaataatatggcGATTGCCATGAGCGGTAAGACCGCTCGTGCATGCGATTGTTGCGTCCGGAGAAGGGCGCGTTGGTACTGTGCTGCAGACGATGCGTTCCTATGCCAAGCATGCGACGGCTCTGTTCACTCGGCAAACCCATTGGCTAGACGACACGAGCGGGTCCGTTTAAAGACCGCCTCGATAAAGTCGTCTGACAATTTGCCTACTTGGCACCGGGGATTGACCCGAAAGCCTCGTACTCCACGTCATGGGAAAAACTCATCCAAGTTGTCTTCTAGTAATAATATGACAAGCGGGCAACAAAACCCGTCTCATATGGTACCTGACCTTGGGGTCGAGGAGACGATGTCGTTTTCCTCGTCCCATGGGGAAGATGAGGAGCAATTGCTCTTTTGTGTACCGGAATACGACCCGTTTTTAAGCGAATTTTGCACTTCAGCGTCTACTACGCCAACTCTAGACGCAAAAAACGATCATCAATTCATGGTTAAATTACCATCGGATTTAGACCTCGAAGAGTTTGCGGCCGATGTTGAGACCTTGTTGGGTAAAGGGCTTGATGATGAGTGTTATGGGATTGAAGACTTAGGACTATTAGATCATAGTCctaatattaacaacaataatagtaataatgtTAATGATATAATTATTGATGACGACGAAAAAGAACGTGATATAGTAGAATTTTGTAAAGTGGTCAAGGAAGAAAATGTATTAAGTGAGGGTGGTGGGGAGTTAATCAAGAAATGTGAGATTGATATTGAGAGTGATGATATAGGGTTTAGGGTGCCTTTTGATTTGAGTTTTGACTACAATTTCCCGGTGTCATGTGGCGACCAAGATGGCCATCATATTGTTGATGGTTCCTCAATTGTAGGTGGAGCAAGAGATGATCATGAATTATGTAAATTAGAAGGgattgatgatgacgatgacgaaAAAGATAATAATAATTTGGTGTTAATGAATAAATCAAGCAAGATTTTGTTGAGGTTGGATTATGAGGCAATTAGTGAAGCATGGTCTAGCCAAGGTTCTCCTTGGATGGATGGGCAGCGCCCCGAAATTAGTCCCGATGATTCATGGCCTCATTGTTCG GGCGGACAATACACGTTATTTGGAGATACACAGACGGGAGGAACAGGAGGAAATCGCGGAGGTGGAGACGGAGGGAGGGAAGCAAGAGTGTCAAGGTATAGGGAAAAGAGAAGAACAAGATTGTTCTCTAAGAAAATAAGATATGAAGTGAGAAAATTGAATGCAGAAAAGAGACCAAGAATGAAAGGGAGATTTGTTAAAAGGTCTTCATTTACACCAACTACAACTGTCTTTCCTTTGCTTTCCAAGAAGTAG